A region of Leptospiraceae bacterium DNA encodes the following proteins:
- the sppA gene encoding signal peptide peptidase SppA has product MKHFYSLILLIGLLLQNCIISLFPDGGGIGTELKEHTLSGSGKDKILVLSIDGEISGEESSGFFGIRTESMVSMIKNSLLKALKDEDIKGIILKIDSPGGTVTASDILYREILEFKKKKKIPVIALYMGLAASGGYYVSMASDKIIAHPTTVTGSIGVIMTSFNYKQGLDKIGFVDDSITSGPNKSIGSGSHVRTEEQQMILQSIIDDLYSKFFAVVKKGRPSLSEDQLRPLCDGRVYTAEQAKNVGLIDEIGYFEDSINTLKNQDNFNPTDKGSEPRIIVYSPAKNDLKNIYQVQSRAEKSEVLETLQTFSILQKGPRFLYLWTGRN; this is encoded by the coding sequence ATGAAACACTTTTATAGCCTTATTTTACTGATTGGATTATTATTGCAAAATTGTATTATATCCCTCTTTCCGGATGGAGGAGGAATAGGAACAGAACTCAAGGAACATACCTTAAGCGGAAGTGGAAAAGATAAAATCCTGGTCTTAAGTATCGATGGAGAAATTTCCGGAGAAGAAAGCTCCGGTTTCTTTGGAATTCGTACGGAATCCATGGTTTCTATGATAAAAAACTCCCTTCTCAAAGCCCTAAAAGATGAAGATATCAAAGGAATTATCCTAAAAATTGACTCTCCCGGAGGAACCGTTACCGCAAGCGACATCCTGTACAGAGAAATCCTCGAATTCAAAAAAAAGAAAAAGATACCGGTTATCGCTCTTTATATGGGACTGGCTGCTTCCGGTGGTTATTATGTTTCCATGGCTTCCGATAAAATCATAGCCCACCCGACTACCGTCACCGGTTCTATCGGAGTCATTATGACTTCCTTCAATTACAAACAGGGGCTGGACAAAATTGGATTTGTTGATGATTCTATTACCTCCGGTCCCAATAAGTCGATTGGTTCCGGTTCTCATGTAAGGACAGAAGAGCAGCAGATGATCCTTCAATCCATCATCGATGACCTGTACAGCAAATTTTTTGCAGTAGTAAAAAAAGGCAGACCTTCCTTATCGGAAGATCAATTACGCCCTCTCTGTGATGGCAGGGTATATACAGCCGAACAGGCTAAAAATGTGGGACTCATTGATGAAATTGGTTATTTCGAAGACTCTATCAATACACTCAAAAACCAGGATAATTTTAATCCAACAGACAAAGGCAGCGAACCCCGTATTATTGTATATAGCCCGGCGAAAAATGATCTCAAGAATATCTACCAGGTACAATCCAGGGCAGAGAAATCCGAGGTTTTAGAAACTCTCCAAACCTTTTCTATTTTACAAAAAGGGCCGCGTTTTCTCTATCTCTGGACAGGAAGGAATTAA
- a CDS encoding LOG family protein, whose protein sequence is MPGMGSRNARFLESEEARDIRILTDYSYPDAELHKQKVIDTIVMFGSARIRQAEYFDSQIHELKGKEGQEKEILRLKKARKLSQFYEDARNLAGLITLWGKEVSAGTDEKRLLVCTGGGPGIMEAGNRGAREVGGKSVALNIQLPFEQVPNPYADEELSFEFNYFFIRKLWFIHLAKAVVVFPGGFGTVDELFETLTLLQTRKTKTLIPVFLYGSNFWKRLVNFDMFTEFGLISDEDLDLFHFVDSPEETMVLLKEKVNL, encoded by the coding sequence ATGCCAGGAATGGGATCCAGAAACGCTAGATTTTTAGAATCAGAGGAAGCGAGAGATATTCGTATTCTAACTGATTATAGCTATCCTGATGCAGAGCTTCATAAGCAAAAAGTCATTGATACGATTGTGATGTTTGGTTCAGCGAGGATTCGTCAGGCTGAATACTTTGATTCTCAAATTCACGAGTTAAAGGGGAAGGAAGGCCAGGAAAAAGAAATTCTTCGATTAAAAAAGGCTCGAAAACTTTCTCAATTTTATGAAGACGCAAGAAATCTTGCCGGTTTAATCACCCTCTGGGGAAAAGAAGTTTCTGCGGGTACGGATGAAAAACGCTTATTAGTCTGTACGGGAGGAGGGCCCGGAATCATGGAAGCCGGAAACCGGGGTGCGAGAGAAGTGGGTGGAAAGAGTGTGGCTTTAAATATTCAGCTTCCTTTTGAGCAGGTGCCGAATCCATACGCAGATGAAGAGTTAAGTTTTGAGTTTAATTATTTTTTTATTCGTAAACTCTGGTTTATTCACCTTGCAAAAGCTGTGGTGGTGTTTCCCGGGGGATTTGGAACGGTAGATGAGCTTTTTGAAACCCTGACTCTGTTACAAACCCGTAAAACTAAGACTTTAATCCCGGTTTTTCTTTACGGATCCAATTTCTGGAAGAGACTGGTAAACTTTGATATGTTCACAGAATTTGGATTGATTTCCGATGAAGACCTGGATCTTTTTCATTTTGTGGATTCTCCGGAAGAAACTATGGTGCTTTTGAAAGAAAAGGTGAATTTATAA
- a CDS encoding methylmalonyl-CoA mutase family protein, producing MVTVREEYVTKNKVRIVTAASLFDGHDASINIMRRILQSSGAEVIHLGHNRPVSEIVQAAIQEDAQAIALTSYQGGHTEYFSYLRELLNKENCNHIRIFGGGGGTILPSEIEELQKKGITRLYSPDDGRKLGLQGMINDVLEKSDFSCIEAKPHTSLLSASRQVLLAHCISLIENSKPVPEEYLEKLRQEIPTKPLVLGITGTGGAGKSSLTDELVLRFQKDYPDVEIAILSIDPTRKKTGGALLGDRIRMNSIHHPQIFMRSLATRFDHQSVNPHVQEITELFKAAGFPFIIVETAGIGQSDTRITELADLSLYVMTPEYGAASQLEKIDILDYADYIAINKFDRKGAKDALRDVAKQYQRNHKLFEKPLEEMPIFGTVASRFNNEGVNELYTAIFSQAREKLGFFDDIRFDHPVQKSQDIIPPERVRYLSEIVESSKEFNAFIKKEKEIASKAYRLQGAVREFSSEPEIKEKIQNKFYIKHAELSDSSKKILDNWEQKKSGFRKDFFSYTVRGKEIRVENYFTSLSDLKIPKIGFPKSADWGDILEWNYKENFPGEFPFTSGVYPFKRSGEDPTRMFAGEGGPERTNRRFHYLSRNSEAKRLSTAFDSVTLYGENPDKRPDIYGKIGNSGVSIATLDDAKKLYSGFDLCAPNTSVSMTINGPAPILLAFFFNAAIDQQCEKYIFQNGLEEEVHKKKEELYKQFSQIPPVYRGELPASNNKLGLFLLGLSGKDVLSPEVYENIKKDTIQKVRGTVQADILKEDQAQNTCIFSTEFSLKLMGDIQEYFIENGVRNFYSVSISGYHIAEAGANPISQLAFTLANGFTYVEYYLARGMKIDDFAPNFSFFFSNGMDPEYSVIGRAARRIWAKAMKYKYKASPRSQMLKYHIQTSGRSLHAQEIDFNDIRTTLQALYAIYDNCNSLHTNSYDEAVTTPTEESVRRALAIQLIINRELGTTKAENYIQGSFISDELTDLVEEAVYAEFNRLTERGGVLGAMELMYQRNKIQDESMFYEGQKMSGEYPIIGVNTFLDEKGSPIIVPDEVIRSTDEEKDSQIFALNELHKRYYSEYENHRKYLESSVMENRNVFEALMNLAPYLSLGQITSRLYELGGKYRRNM from the coding sequence ATGGTTACTGTCAGAGAAGAATATGTAACGAAAAATAAAGTTCGTATTGTTACTGCCGCATCCCTTTTTGACGGACACGATGCGAGTATTAACATCATGAGAAGGATTTTGCAGTCCAGCGGTGCAGAGGTGATTCATCTCGGACATAACAGACCGGTCAGCGAAATTGTGCAGGCAGCCATACAGGAAGATGCACAGGCGATAGCCCTGACTTCTTATCAGGGTGGGCATACGGAATATTTTTCTTATTTAAGAGAGTTATTAAATAAGGAAAACTGCAATCATATTCGAATTTTTGGTGGAGGAGGGGGAACGATTCTTCCTTCCGAAATTGAAGAACTTCAAAAGAAAGGAATTACCAGGCTTTATTCTCCTGACGATGGAAGAAAACTCGGTCTCCAGGGAATGATAAATGATGTATTAGAAAAGTCTGATTTTTCCTGCATAGAAGCTAAACCACATACTTCTTTACTCTCTGCTTCGAGACAGGTCTTACTGGCTCATTGTATCAGTCTGATTGAAAATTCTAAACCTGTCCCTGAGGAGTATCTGGAAAAGTTAAGGCAAGAGATTCCAACAAAACCTCTTGTTTTGGGAATTACGGGAACCGGTGGAGCCGGTAAATCTTCTTTGACCGATGAATTAGTCTTGCGTTTTCAAAAAGATTATCCCGATGTAGAAATTGCTATTCTATCTATTGATCCTACCCGCAAGAAAACCGGTGGGGCTCTTTTAGGAGACCGAATCCGGATGAATTCGATTCACCACCCCCAAATTTTTATGCGTTCTCTGGCCACAAGATTTGATCATCAATCAGTGAATCCTCATGTTCAGGAAATTACAGAACTCTTTAAAGCTGCGGGTTTCCCTTTCATTATTGTGGAAACAGCGGGTATCGGTCAATCAGATACAAGAATTACGGAACTTGCCGATCTCAGCCTCTACGTGATGACACCTGAATACGGAGCTGCCAGCCAATTAGAGAAAATCGATATATTAGATTATGCTGATTATATTGCGATTAATAAATTTGATAGAAAAGGTGCGAAAGACGCTCTGAGAGATGTTGCAAAACAGTACCAGAGAAATCATAAGCTTTTTGAAAAACCCTTAGAAGAAATGCCTATTTTTGGAACGGTGGCTTCGCGTTTCAATAACGAGGGTGTAAATGAGTTATATACAGCTATTTTTTCTCAGGCAAGAGAAAAACTTGGTTTTTTTGATGATATTCGCTTTGATCACCCGGTTCAAAAGAGTCAGGATATTATTCCACCCGAAAGAGTTCGCTACCTTTCTGAAATCGTAGAAAGTTCAAAAGAATTTAATGCTTTCATTAAAAAAGAAAAAGAAATCGCTTCGAAAGCCTATCGTCTTCAGGGAGCTGTTCGGGAATTCTCCTCTGAACCAGAAATTAAAGAGAAAATTCAGAATAAATTTTATATTAAGCATGCCGAACTCTCTGATTCTTCTAAAAAGATTTTGGATAACTGGGAACAAAAAAAATCCGGTTTTCGTAAAGATTTTTTTTCCTATACGGTTCGGGGAAAGGAAATTCGGGTAGAAAATTATTTTACCTCTCTTTCTGATTTAAAAATTCCTAAAATAGGCTTTCCTAAGAGTGCTGATTGGGGAGATATTCTGGAATGGAATTATAAGGAAAATTTTCCCGGAGAATTTCCTTTTACTTCCGGAGTCTACCCTTTTAAACGAAGCGGAGAAGACCCTACCCGAATGTTTGCTGGTGAAGGAGGCCCGGAAAGAACGAATCGCCGTTTTCACTATCTTTCCCGTAATAGTGAAGCCAAACGTTTGTCCACCGCATTTGATTCTGTAACCCTATACGGAGAAAATCCGGATAAAAGACCGGATATTTATGGGAAAATCGGAAACTCCGGTGTCTCAATTGCTACTTTAGATGATGCTAAAAAACTCTATTCGGGCTTTGACCTCTGTGCTCCGAATACTTCGGTTTCCATGACGATTAACGGTCCGGCTCCAATTCTTCTGGCATTCTTTTTCAATGCAGCGATCGATCAGCAGTGTGAAAAATATATTTTTCAGAATGGACTCGAAGAAGAAGTTCATAAGAAAAAAGAAGAACTATATAAACAATTTAGCCAGATTCCTCCTGTCTACCGGGGAGAACTTCCTGCCAGCAATAATAAGCTGGGTCTTTTTTTACTGGGTTTGAGTGGTAAGGATGTTTTGAGTCCCGAAGTTTATGAAAATATAAAAAAAGATACCATTCAAAAGGTGCGGGGTACTGTCCAGGCTGATATTTTAAAAGAAGACCAGGCACAAAATACCTGTATTTTTTCTACTGAATTTTCTTTGAAGCTAATGGGAGATATACAGGAATACTTTATCGAAAATGGGGTGCGAAACTTTTACTCTGTATCTATATCCGGGTACCATATTGCAGAAGCTGGTGCGAATCCCATAAGCCAGTTAGCTTTTACTCTTGCCAATGGTTTTACCTATGTAGAATATTACCTGGCCAGGGGAATGAAGATTGATGATTTCGCACCCAACTTTTCCTTCTTCTTTTCGAATGGAATGGATCCGGAATACAGTGTAATCGGAAGGGCAGCAAGGAGGATCTGGGCAAAGGCGATGAAGTATAAATATAAGGCCTCTCCCCGCAGTCAGATGCTTAAGTATCATATCCAGACTTCAGGACGTTCTTTACATGCCCAGGAAATCGACTTTAATGACATCCGTACCACATTACAGGCTTTATATGCAATATATGATAATTGTAATTCTTTGCATACGAACTCTTATGATGAGGCGGTAACTACGCCTACTGAAGAGTCGGTAAGAAGAGCCTTAGCAATTCAATTAATTATAAACAGGGAACTGGGAACGACAAAGGCTGAAAATTACATTCAGGGAAGCTTTATTAGTGATGAACTAACCGATCTTGTGGAGGAAGCGGTATATGCCGAGTTTAATCGGCTTACGGAAAGGGGGGGTGTTCTGGGTGCCATGGAACTGATGTACCAGAGAAATAAAATTCAGGATGAGTCTATGTTCTATGAAGGTCAGAAAATGTCGGGTGAATACCCAATTATTGGTGTAAATACTTTTCTGGATGAAAAAGGTTCTCCTATCATCGTTCCCGATGAAGTAATTCGCTCTACCGATGAAGAAAAAGATTCTCAGATTTTTGCACTGAATGAACTTCACAAGCGATACTATTCAGAATATGAGAATCATCGAAAATACTTAGAATCCTCTGTAATGGAAAATCGTAATGTGTTTGAGGCTCTTATGAACCTTGCACCTTATTTATCCCTGGGGCAAATAACTTCCCGTCTGTATGAATTGGGCGGGAAATATAGAAGAAATATGTAA
- a CDS encoding lysophospholipid acyltransferase family protein, whose translation MKDKVFSYLIKWLLQFWFLFIRQEIYIPPETEKLLDEHGGFILAGWHNQILLLTHHVSRYVQKKRKVMTTPLVSLSKDGELTYQTFLRFNMVSVRGSTSRGGSTALRSILKTMKEGKVPIFTPDGPRGPVYKIQPGVVQMAAMTGLPVVSFFSTCDRYYETRSWDKHRFPKFFAKQYIEYSKPFYVPKGEKNPEEYVQKLEDVMMDLVNKVDAHFSPKTENKEDAA comes from the coding sequence ATGAAAGATAAGGTTTTCAGTTACCTGATTAAGTGGCTACTACAATTCTGGTTTTTGTTTATCCGTCAGGAAATTTATATTCCTCCGGAAACCGAAAAACTCCTCGATGAACACGGTGGATTCATTCTTGCAGGCTGGCATAACCAGATTCTCCTGTTGACCCACCATGTTTCCCGTTATGTGCAAAAAAAACGAAAGGTCATGACAACTCCCCTCGTTTCCCTATCTAAGGATGGTGAACTCACCTATCAAACCTTTCTTCGTTTTAATATGGTCTCGGTGCGGGGCTCTACCAGTCGGGGAGGCTCTACTGCCCTCAGAAGCATACTCAAAACCATGAAAGAAGGAAAAGTTCCGATTTTTACACCGGATGGTCCGAGAGGTCCCGTTTATAAAATCCAGCCCGGAGTCGTACAGATGGCAGCCATGACAGGACTACCGGTAGTCAGTTTTTTTTCCACCTGTGACAGATACTACGAAACACGAAGCTGGGATAAACACAGATTTCCGAAGTTCTTTGCGAAACAATATATAGAATATTCCAAACCTTTTTACGTTCCCAAAGGAGAAAAAAATCCGGAGGAATACGTACAGAAATTAGAAGATGTAATGATGGATCTTGTCAACAAAGTAGACGCCCATTTTAGCCCTAAAACAGAAAATAAAGAGGATGCAGCATGA
- a CDS encoding 50S ribosomal protein L28: MARRCMVTGRGTVSGNNVSHSHLKTRRKWKINIVKKRIFLEDENRYVTVKLSTRALRTLNKKGLKAAIKDAGGSLQAIAPKKKDNKQAAQTKK; this comes from the coding sequence ATGGCAAGAAGATGTATGGTAACAGGCAGGGGGACTGTTTCCGGAAACAACGTTTCCCACTCCCACCTGAAAACAAGAAGAAAGTGGAAGATAAACATTGTAAAGAAACGAATCTTCCTTGAAGATGAGAACAGGTATGTAACGGTAAAGCTTTCTACCCGTGCCCTGAGGACTTTGAATAAGAAAGGCTTAAAAGCCGCTATTAAAGACGCCGGTGGCTCTCTACAAGCCATTGCTCCTAAAAAGAAAGACAATAAACAAGCCGCGCAAACAAAGAAGTAA
- a CDS encoding peptide chain release factor-like protein: protein MALSFPVSPEKQQALFLKMEALGIKESDLEESFTRSGGKGGQNVNKVSTAVHLKHLPSGIEVKCSVYRTQGLNRYKARSILCDRLEEKEKGEDSKMELKTEKIRKQKKRKERKRKQKIEDMKIHDLESEISEEDIQPDE from the coding sequence GTGGCTCTTTCTTTTCCCGTTTCTCCCGAAAAGCAGCAGGCTCTTTTCTTGAAGATGGAAGCTCTCGGAATCAAGGAATCCGACCTTGAAGAAAGCTTTACCCGAAGCGGCGGTAAGGGCGGGCAAAATGTAAACAAGGTTTCTACTGCCGTTCACTTAAAGCACCTTCCCTCAGGCATAGAAGTAAAATGCTCTGTATACAGAACACAGGGACTAAATCGTTACAAAGCCAGATCTATCCTCTGCGATAGGTTGGAGGAAAAAGAGAAAGGAGAGGATAGCAAGATGGAATTAAAAACGGAGAAGATTCGCAAACAAAAAAAGAGAAAAGAACGTAAAAGAAAGCAAAAAATAGAAGATATGAAAATCCATGATTTAGAAAGTGAGATTAGCGAGGAAGATATTCAACCTGACGAATAA
- a CDS encoding endonuclease III: MYNRLQDYFGELETPLNYTHDYELAIAVILSAQCTDERVNQVTEELFQKYKTLKSFAEANLEDLEEAIFPTGFFRNKSRLIKGFASKLITDYSSRLPSTISQLTSLPGIGRKTANVILNEVFEKAEGIVVDTHVKRLAAKLGLTTETLPENIEFDLMGKIEKIYWRRFSLYLIFLGRKHCKAYRTDCERCPLSDICPSSLERR, from the coding sequence GTGTATAACAGGCTTCAGGATTATTTTGGAGAATTAGAAACTCCCCTGAACTATACACACGACTATGAGCTGGCTATAGCCGTTATCTTGAGTGCCCAATGTACAGATGAAAGAGTCAACCAGGTTACCGAGGAACTCTTTCAGAAGTACAAAACACTCAAATCTTTTGCAGAAGCGAATCTGGAAGACCTTGAAGAAGCAATTTTTCCGACCGGTTTCTTTCGGAATAAGTCCAGGCTCATTAAGGGTTTTGCTTCCAAGTTAATTACTGACTATTCATCCAGGCTTCCTTCTACCATTTCCCAGTTGACTTCCCTGCCCGGAATTGGAAGAAAAACCGCCAATGTGATTTTAAACGAGGTTTTTGAAAAAGCTGAAGGTATCGTGGTGGATACCCATGTAAAACGTCTGGCCGCCAAACTCGGACTGACTACAGAGACCCTGCCGGAAAATATCGAATTTGATTTGATGGGCAAAATCGAAAAAATCTATTGGAGACGTTTCTCCTTATATCTCATTTTTCTCGGACGAAAACACTGTAAAGCCTACCGCACTGATTGTGAACGCTGTCCTTTAAGTGATATCTGTCCCTCTTCCTTAGAAAGGCGATAA
- a CDS encoding acyl-CoA thioesterase → MFQLDDRFELVTRHIVMQKDLNQHGHIFGGTMLAWIDEAAAVYVMQKISYSNIVTVSMDDVNFKSPGRNGDIIEIYAYIESTGKSSITVRTIATNLDSYFRKHLVIDCKITYVCLDLNGRPYPFFLEKSV, encoded by the coding sequence ATGTTCCAACTTGACGATCGGTTTGAGCTGGTAACCAGGCATATTGTAATGCAAAAAGACCTGAATCAGCACGGCCATATCTTTGGAGGGACTATGCTTGCCTGGATCGATGAGGCAGCTGCTGTATACGTCATGCAGAAAATCTCATATTCGAATATCGTCACTGTGAGTATGGATGATGTGAATTTTAAGTCTCCGGGGAGAAACGGAGATATTATCGAGATATATGCCTATATTGAATCTACCGGAAAATCTTCCATAACCGTTCGTACTATTGCTACCAATCTCGATTCTTACTTTCGAAAACACCTTGTTATAGATTGTAAAATTACCTACGTTTGCCTTGACCTGAATGGAAGGCCTTATCCTTTTTTTCTAGAAAAATCGGTATAA